The sequence below is a genomic window from Glycine max cultivar Williams 82 chromosome 20, Glycine_max_v4.0, whole genome shotgun sequence.
TTTTATCTCTAATCTAtgtgtataaataaatatttattgggaGATGTTAGTCTTTTGAATGAATCTTGTTACTTTGATAGATTATCTTTGATTTTCAACAGGGGATatactcaattaaaaaaataaataaaggaaccGATTAATGAAAGTCAAGTTTTAGTCTATACATGGGTCAAAATATGCCGACATAGGAAACAAcactatataaattatttaatattaataatggcTAATGTACATTAAATTATATCTATTGCATTCtgatacatatattatttaattaatacatttatcatttaatatatgaataaacatgataaaaacataaataaatgaatattgaaACAATAAATAATCATTGAAGAACTTATTACcttaagaaattatatattgttaaataaatattatgatcataaaataaatatttaaaatttaaaacgtaTAGCAATCTTTTTTtgggtttaatttttatatattgtaaaagtcaattatataacttttttgttttaaaaaagtcaATTAATTTATCATCCATACAAATTGTAATTCATATATAGTAGTGCAAATTTTCTTTACATTGTCATACACatgcaaaatattttcttttcatttatcaaTTGTCAATGAATTCTTCTgaattaaattgatgttatcACCTTGTTAATAAACTGTAATACATAATCTGGCATCCAGTTTTTCAATTCTATCAAATTCCTCTAGCAATTGCTTTCTTGGTCGTTGCAAATTAAACatgtagttttatttatatatttaagtttagcAAAATGGAACAGAGAGAACATatataaagataagaaaatacatatataaaactaTTATTCCTTTATATcacaagagaagagagactTCCACTTTTATTACAACTACACTTCTCATGAAGTTTTATTTATTGCGAAAACCTAAACCCGTAAAGAAGCTTTAGCAAGTTTTCTTCTTAGTTGTGAGGGTTGCCATTAGGTCGACGCCAACCTCCCCAGccaccaccgccaccaccaCGCCAGGGACCGCCCCAACCACCGCCATAATAAGGGCCACCCCAGCCGCCACCATAATAAGGGCCACCCCAGCCGCCATACCAAGGACCACCCCAACCACCGTAACCCCATTTGCTATCATATAACCCATTTGGAGCATGCTTCCCTacaataaaaacaacaatatataataatagggTATCAGATGAAATAGTTATTTTAGATTATACTTTTGCTATATATTCCAAACAAAATGATGAATTTGACAAACTGGCGAGGTAGCCTGTCTCAATCTTAATCTAAATGCCTATGCAATTCTTGGTGAAACTATATATAGCAAGTTGTTATTTCGGTAAAATTGTCCACATAGAAAAACATGATAGGATATTCTTACAAAATCTTGTTAAATATCTTTATACGTATACTAAGTGCTATCATCAAACTATCTTGAGTTACAACCAATAAAAGCTATTATTAAAACAAAcgaaaaaaaatgtgaacagAATTACCatcttttttgttaaaattttcgTATTCATTGGGTGCAACCTCAGCAGAGATCAGAAGTATAGCCGCTATGAACATAACTACAACAAGCAAAACCTTGGAACCCATTTTTCAGAACTGACCGTGAACTTATAGAACACTAGCTAGTAAATATATGTCGATGTGAAGGAAGTGGCTTAGTGTTCTCTATTTATAGGCAAGTGAAGTAGAGTGAGAACAAGAAATATTCAATACATTACTTGATGGGGAAGtacatttcaatttaatttagtcgtatcttttatcttcaatttctaaaaattatcatcaaaatcttgTCAGGTTCCCCTTTGTTATCGTTTGCATTACCgtgttgaaattgaaaacaatcaTCATATATTGTAGGATAATGTAAAAGCAAATGCATCAACGAGGATATGCATGGCCATTGCTATTTGACTTGCTAGAATTTGGAGTTGAGAACAATAATGTGGACTTTTAAGATTGCTATGACACTGTAAATATAAATGCGATTGGATGTTTTAGACTGCATGACAAATAA
It includes:
- the LOC100785986 gene encoding major prion protein, which codes for MGSKVLLVVVMFIAAILLISAEVAPNEYENFNKKDGKHAPNGLYDSKWGYGGWGGPWYGGWGGPYYGGGWGGPYYGGGWGGPWRGGGGGGWGGWRRPNGNPHN